The sequence below is a genomic window from Ciona intestinalis chromosome 1, KH, whole genome shotgun sequence.
CCATAACTAATTATTAATATACTCAAATAAATTGTGgtatgtgtaacttatttatccacacGTGTTTGGGCAATGTCAGACTCCACACACTATAGCGCAACTCTTTCAAGTTCATACTCCTCATTCcacttaggagttaccatgtgtgtaactttgttagtgattttttctgtgtttatCAAGCTATGGGAGATCTATTAGAAATTCCTGGGTTATGGCAATTATTAGATGTCggctcaaggacacacacaATGTGAAAAGTTTATCGAAGTCGAAACACTAGAGCATTTTTGTAGTTGACTTAGTATACACGCACCAACTATATTGCCAGCAATAAGCTTTAAACCCAGAATCTTACAATTTCAAATACTATTTACTATCAATCAACTTTTTGTAACAAAGGTCCATAGCTCTGTTTCTGTAATACGACGAAAAAATAGCGTTTCTGAAAAAGGCATTTCTTAACACAAACAACATACACAGAAAACGTAACTTTACAAAACTCTTAAAGTTTACTTAACCAATCACTTTATAAACCCCCACAAAAAAGAgacaaaaagaattttaaaaataccaaatttaatacaaatgacaaacatattttttgagAGTCTAAATTCAGACAAATCTTTACTTTGGGTTTAGCTTTATAAACTCCACACAAATGAgacaaaaagaatttaaaatatcaaattcaacaaattaaaatatatttgttgtgaGTCTAAAAACCAGACGAATATATACGTTAGGTGTTTGTCCATGTCCTTACCGTACAGAAATACCAGGTATATGTATAAGCtttcaaaataacaaacaaacagaactTGATCACGTTGAGGTCTTCCCTCCGCTGCAACAAGTTCTTGACGTGTTTTCAACTGGGTGTTCACCAGTCAACTGAAATGCTAActgaaaaatatatgtataaattaatGTAGCTTGcgttatcctcgcgtggctggaaaacgacagtcgttataacacgggtgttaatacatctcatgccagcttgcgagttaccatgtatgttactttgtgggtgattgttgtaGGTAAAATCGtgtgtaattaaaaaaaagttaggTAAGCAGCATTATTTTGGACAAATTAGTCAAAATATGgtggtttatttatgtttgactttcaaattaaaacccctagtggtgaccactgggttggggcatgGTCTAATACTAACGGTTGGAGAATTCtaattaagtgtcttgcaggACACAACAGCCACAATGATAGTATAAGCTTATTGATCTTGGACGGcacatttctattttaaagtgAAGGATTCTATAGCATAgtatgccatgggacctgagatttctGAATTTGTAGGCCAGGATCGGGGGAATCAGAATCTTCAGAGCGACACTCGCAGATAAAAAGtgtgaaaaaaattgtcagtataaataataatttaaaaatctgtaTATAAAAGCACGTACTTCTCTTTTTTCGTCATCTTCAGCTTTAAGCAATAACTTTGCAAGTTCATTCAAACATTCGCTGACGTTTGTTCCTAACTTAGCGCTCGTCTCGATAAAATGGGACTTTGTCGACTGtaagaaaaaacaataaaagtaaagtatatacggtaaaaaatcaaacacaTTGGAAGATCCAGACTGTTTTTGATCCCCCCCACTGTACAGACCGTGTCTTTAGCcatacttttttttctattaggagtttaactttaaaaataggtAATACATAAATGACTTGTTATTTGCTAGGTGTAGTGAACAAgaattttcttccaattaaatgtaaatatgtttttaactgtaagcatattttaacaactgttgttttgttgcaatatcctgtcttttcgtttaaaatatttataaatctttgttaCCCTAATctaagagacaaataaaaggtaatattattattttaacactttAAGGCCTACAAGAGGTAATACATAGCTAGGCTACGCAAGGATTTCTCAAACTGCATATTACAGAAAAGGGTTCAAGATGCGACCTTTTACAAATTAGCAAATAAATGTTTAGGCTTGTGCTACATTCAATTGTAAATTGTCTCCAGCCCCCTATAATTTGACCCTTTGATATAACCTATTACCCAAAAATTTTCCCAAACCATTTCTCaataaaagtacaaacaaaatattagatTGTTACCGCTGCTAATTTCTTTCCTTGTTCTGTGGAAACACATTTCTTTCCGTATCTTGCGCTTGTTTCTCTCATGTCGAATTTATTTCCACATAACATAGTTGGGAGAGGACGCCCTGCCCCTTCCTATGAATAACAAGATAAATTTAATCTATTATTTGTGGGGAAATTAATGAGTTGTATGGAATAGTACTAcagggtaatatgggataccgttagcacctaaatccaatatttcctaatcgtgttttgaacaattaacaatgctcttaacttcttttagagtcgcaaATATATAGTTcgcaaatatatagtacacacatggtaactaaTAAGCtggaatgaggtgtatgaaacaaaacaactgtgttataaaatgttttcattctctttcatTTCACagtttgttagtaaacaaagaataattgcAGATTTATATAGGCGTAGTTGTCAActctaaaaaagcgttgttaattgtttaaaattcatcaagaaaatatggaatttatgtgctaacagtatcccatcttatcccacagtattataactAGTTTTAAACCTTGGATGCATGATGTGTAAACTTATACTCTGCATAATAGAGTTTAAAGCACGAAATAACCAAGACATAACGTTGAGACAAGTAAATTATGACCATTTTAAAGCTTGAAAGTTAATGTCATACTTGACATAGTGGTTTTGAAACATCAGACATCGCTTGTTTAAGTGTCATTTACTGAACACATAAGTATGTAAGTGTATTGTATACGACTGGTGGTTCAATGGTCGATACAAATAGTAGATTTGGAAACCTAATAGGCTTATTTCAGCGCATTTATAGTATGGtgtgtatattattatatagtagggtggggcaagatgggatatttttttgtcccatttgataataaacaaagaagttTATAGTTACATAACCATAACCAACAACTCTAAAAAactctgtttatttaaaaaaaaacaacaggaAATTTAGGATTTGGGCCAACATCCGTAtgtcatcttaccccacagtatattaTGGTGCAGTGAGGGTAATACATGACAAGTAATTTATACACCTGAATACCAACATAAGAAAACCAttcaattttcaaaaatactttCAAAATGATATTGAATTGCATTTTGCAGTTTAAAAGCAATCATATAAACTATAAAGATTGGggttcattatattttctcgtcccatttggtggtaaacaaaaaacatttaaagaattattaaaccgtatcttcacgacttccatagaccattgctaattgtttaaaacacgaccaggatatttggatattatgtgctaactgctaaaggtgtctcccTACCAACAcgcaatgaaaaaaaacattgttaattgtttaaaacacgatcaggatatttggatattatgtgctaactgctaaaggtgtctcccTACCAACACGCAATGAAAAAAAGTGTAgaaaatcgtattttaaaaagcGTGTCTACTTGATATTTGCAGTTTTACAAGCACGGATAAATATGAAAGAATCTTCGACTCACCACAACCGCCGACATCCAGTCTCTGACATTGATGAATGAGTTTTCATAAGTACAGTCGTACAACAACAACACGCCGTCTGCACGTCTGTAATATTCAACTCATTGGTCAGTAA
It includes:
- the LOC100177910 gene encoding ras and EF-hand domain-containing protein homolog, which encodes MEENGTNRVYKVILIGDSGVGKTSLLMRLCKNEFKSSMTATLGVDSHTKTITVDEKPITIQVWDTAGQERFRSIAKSYFRRADGVLLLYDCTYENSFINVRDWMSAVVEGAGRPLPTMLCGNKFDMRETSARYGKKCVSTEQGKKLAASTKSHFIETSAKLGTNVSECLNELAKLLLKAEDDEKRELAFQLTGEHPVENTSRTCCSGGKTST